The Pseudomonadota bacterium genome includes a region encoding these proteins:
- a CDS encoding DUF192 domain-containing protein — protein MNRIKLATMAVTMLMLAGCTASEPYVEVKGKRFIVEVANDDASRAQGLMFRDELADDRGMLFVWRQSAPRAFWMKNTRVPLDIIYLDRNLQVVSIAANTPPCRLRQGRCPSYPSAGPARYVLEINAGQAAALGLEPGDRIEVGNIAGLE, from the coding sequence ATGAACCGGATCAAGCTCGCAACGATGGCCGTCACGATGCTGATGCTGGCCGGCTGCACTGCCAGCGAGCCTTACGTGGAGGTCAAGGGCAAGCGCTTCATCGTGGAAGTGGCCAACGACGACGCCAGCCGCGCGCAGGGACTGATGTTTCGCGACGAACTGGCCGACGACCGCGGCATGCTGTTTGTCTGGCGCCAGTCGGCGCCGCGCGCGTTCTGGATGAAGAACACGCGCGTACCGCTCGACATCATTTATCTCGACCGCAACCTGCAGGTGGTATCGATCGCGGCCAATACCCCGCCGTGCCGGCTGCGGCAGGGGCGTTGCCCGAGCTACCCGAGCGCCGGTCCGGCCCGGTACGTGCTGGAAATCAACGCCGGCCAGGCCGCGGCGCTGGGCCTCGAGCCCGGCGACCGGATCGAGGTGGGCAACATCGCGGGACTGGAATGA